From Synoicihabitans lomoniglobus, the proteins below share one genomic window:
- a CDS encoding AbrB/MazE/SpoVT family DNA-binding domain-containing protein has product MNITSKGQVTIPQRIRNKFGLKPGTAVEFVVEGDKVVITPRARKSDATMDWLNEARGVLKGMSTDERMKLTRGED; this is encoded by the coding sequence ATGAACATCACCAGCAAGGGGCAGGTTACGATTCCTCAGCGGATTCGGAACAAGTTCGGGTTGAAGCCCGGCACAGCGGTCGAGTTCGTGGTCGAGGGAGACAAGGTCGTCATCACACCTCGGGCTCGTAAGTCGGATGCCACCATGGATTGGTTGAATGAAGCGCGGGGCGTTTTGAAGGGTATGTCCACCGATGAGCGGATGAAATTAACGCGCGGGGAGGATTGA
- a CDS encoding DMT family transporter, whose translation MPFPDPPVRRRAILMLLLATTFWGLSFPLMKGAGQLAERGAPDASTWFYTTMMVMPRFVLAALVLAVALGRTLRGITRLEWKQGLMMGLFASAGMLFQADGLQFTAASTSAFLSQFYAILIPMWIAVRSWRNPGARVWLCTMLVLAGVAVLGQFDWHALRLGRGEAETLLASVFFMGQILTLERAEFAFNRVLPLTFVMFLVEGVVFGALAVGTAPSAAALIAPLSSLPWWGFTLALTVFCTLGAFLLMNKWQPRITSTEAGLLYCAEPVFSSSASLVLPGLFSVWAGINYANESLSGNLLIGGGLILIANVLLQMRPASSA comes from the coding sequence ATGCCATTTCCCGACCCGCCCGTGCGCCGCCGCGCCATCCTCATGCTGTTGCTCGCCACCACGTTCTGGGGGTTGAGCTTTCCGCTCATGAAAGGCGCCGGCCAACTGGCCGAACGCGGCGCGCCGGATGCGAGCACGTGGTTCTACACGACCATGATGGTGATGCCGCGTTTCGTGTTGGCGGCGCTGGTGCTCGCGGTGGCACTGGGGCGGACGCTGCGCGGGATCACGCGATTGGAATGGAAACAAGGTCTGATGATGGGGCTGTTCGCCTCGGCCGGCATGTTGTTTCAGGCCGACGGGCTGCAGTTCACGGCGGCCTCGACCTCGGCGTTCCTGTCGCAGTTTTACGCCATTCTCATACCCATGTGGATAGCGGTGCGTTCGTGGCGCAATCCAGGGGCGAGGGTGTGGCTGTGCACGATGCTGGTGTTGGCGGGGGTGGCGGTGTTGGGGCAGTTCGACTGGCACGCTTTGCGATTGGGACGCGGGGAAGCGGAAACGCTGTTGGCCTCGGTGTTTTTCATGGGCCAGATTTTGACCCTGGAGCGGGCGGAGTTTGCGTTCAACCGGGTGCTGCCGCTCACGTTTGTCATGTTTCTCGTGGAGGGAGTGGTGTTCGGGGCTTTGGCGGTCGGCACCGCGCCCTCGGCGGCGGCGTTGATCGCACCGCTGAGCTCGTTGCCGTGGTGGGGCTTCACGTTGGCGCTCACGGTATTTTGCACCCTCGGCGCATTCCTGTTGATGAACAAATGGCAGCCGCGAATCACCTCGACGGAGGCGGGCCTGTTGTATTGCGCGGAGCCCGTGTTCAGCTCGAGTGCGTCGCTGGTCTTGCCGGGGTTGTTTTCGGTGTGGGCGGGCATCAACTACGCCAACGAATCATTGTCCGGTAATCTCTTGATTGGGGGTGGCCTGATCCTGATCGCCAACGTGCTGCTGCAGATGCGACCCGCTTCCTCGGCGTAA
- a CDS encoding EamA family transporter has protein sequence MPVTSAQRSAGLLVVAALFWSTGGLLIKHIDWPPLAVAGGRGLFAALFLIVAGRRWSLRWTRVQWIGAACYATCTVAFCAATKLTTAANAILLQYTAPVWIALFGAWFLGERATRLDWATIVAVLGGMVVFLANGLSVGHLLGDTLGLIAGLGFAAMTIALRYQKDASPLDCIILGNLLAFVVGLPWIVDAPALSGSGALALVTLGVVQLGIPYLMYAYAIRHVTALQAVLIPVIEPLLNPVWVLLALGEKPTPLALVGGAIVLAAVTGRSLFNLSRRTARRPDVRETVVLLHGLGLGGWAMARLARSLRADDYRVINLTYRSRSMPVEQIGAEWLPAQLRRHGIDPQDPAVALHCVTHSMGGLVVRRWLQQHGAPTALRRVVMIAPPNHGTALVDRIGHWLPFRWFTGVNGRRLGTGPHDVPARLGPWPAGPELGIIAGDMNLNPWLASLTGHPGDGKVTIASTRLDGMHDHIVLPHSHTWLQYRREPIAQVHTFLRHGRFAQ, from the coding sequence ATGCCTGTCACATCCGCTCAACGCTCTGCTGGTTTGCTGGTGGTGGCGGCGCTGTTTTGGAGCACGGGCGGACTGCTCATCAAACACATCGATTGGCCGCCGTTGGCGGTGGCCGGCGGCCGGGGCCTTTTCGCCGCGTTGTTTTTGATCGTCGCGGGTCGCCGCTGGAGCCTGCGTTGGACGCGGGTGCAGTGGATCGGAGCCGCCTGCTACGCCACCTGCACGGTCGCGTTTTGCGCCGCGACCAAACTCACCACCGCCGCCAACGCCATCCTGCTCCAATACACCGCGCCGGTGTGGATCGCTTTGTTCGGTGCCTGGTTCTTGGGGGAGCGGGCGACCCGGCTCGACTGGGCCACGATCGTAGCGGTGCTGGGCGGCATGGTGGTGTTCTTGGCCAATGGGCTGTCGGTCGGCCACCTGCTCGGCGACACTCTGGGTTTGATCGCCGGCCTGGGCTTCGCGGCGATGACCATCGCGCTGCGTTACCAGAAAGATGCGTCGCCTCTGGACTGCATTATTCTGGGCAACCTGTTGGCGTTTGTCGTGGGGCTGCCGTGGATCGTCGATGCACCGGCGTTGAGTGGATCGGGAGCCCTCGCGCTGGTCACCCTCGGCGTGGTGCAGCTCGGTATCCCGTATTTGATGTATGCCTACGCGATCCGTCACGTGACCGCGTTGCAGGCGGTGCTCATTCCCGTGATCGAGCCCCTCCTCAATCCCGTGTGGGTATTGCTCGCGCTCGGCGAAAAACCCACGCCCCTCGCGTTGGTGGGCGGTGCCATCGTGCTAGCCGCCGTGACGGGCCGGTCGTTGTTCAACCTGTCCCGGCGCACCGCTCGCCGGCCGGACGTGCGCGAGACCGTGGTGCTGCTGCATGGGCTCGGCCTGGGAGGTTGGGCGATGGCGCGGCTCGCCCGGTCTTTGCGCGCGGACGACTACCGGGTCATCAATCTGACGTATCGCTCGCGCAGCATGCCAGTGGAGCAAATCGGCGCGGAATGGCTGCCCGCCCAACTCCGCCGCCACGGGATCGATCCGCAAGACCCCGCCGTGGCGCTGCACTGCGTCACCCATTCCATGGGTGGCCTGGTCGTGCGCCGGTGGTTGCAGCAACACGGTGCCCCGACCGCGCTCCGTCGCGTCGTCATGATTGCCCCACCCAATCACGGCACCGCCCTGGTCGATCGCATCGGTCACTGGCTGCCCTTTCGGTGGTTTACGGGCGTCAACGGCCGCCGACTCGGCACCGGTCCCCATGACGTCCCCGCCCGACTGGGGCCGTGGCCCGCCGGACCCGAGTTGGGCATCATCGCGGGCGACATGAATCTGAATCCGTGGCTCGCATCGCTCACGGGCCATCCTGGTGACGGCAAAGTCACGATCGCCTCGACGCGACTCGACGGCATGCACGATCACATCGTGCTGCCCCACTCGCACACGTGGCTGCAATACCGCCGCGAACCGATCGCCCAAGTCCACACGTTCCTACGTCACGGCCGGTTTGCGCAGTAG
- a CDS encoding IS481 family transposase, with amino-acid sequence MPWKEVSPMDQKMQFISMAATGRFTVSQLCEDFDISRKTGHKWLRRYAAEGSAGLGDRSRRPRGCAHQTTTELVELVLQERKAKPSWGPKKLQDLLHCKHGIMQPPARSTIASLLKSHGLIKKRRRKPGLYHPRPSELTDPTHPNHVWTFDYKGWFLTQDRIRCDPLTVCDRFSRYVVCCQARYDQQFRGTHLACRNIMRYHGVPEIIRVDNGSPFASNGWGRLSRLSVWWISQGIQVEFTRPGHPQDNGSHERMHRDLKAETLQPSARNQRAQQRLFDRWRFTYNHERPHEGINMQKPAEIYHSSQRRLNENDNAVRYPADYLRRRVTEAGFINYRKRSYHVGEAFAGVTVGIHRTDAGTSELHFANIHLANLTLNAGDPFRPAAYMVPPHQVPLAKHNP; translated from the coding sequence ATGCCCTGGAAAGAAGTGTCACCAATGGACCAGAAGATGCAGTTCATCAGCATGGCGGCTACGGGCCGCTTTACCGTCTCGCAGTTGTGCGAAGACTTTGATATCAGTCGCAAGACCGGTCATAAGTGGCTGCGTCGTTACGCGGCGGAAGGTTCCGCCGGTTTGGGCGATCGGTCCCGTCGTCCCCGTGGCTGTGCCCACCAGACGACTACGGAGCTAGTCGAGCTGGTGCTCCAGGAGCGCAAAGCCAAGCCCAGTTGGGGCCCCAAGAAGCTACAGGATCTACTGCACTGTAAGCACGGGATAATGCAGCCTCCGGCGCGCAGCACGATCGCCTCGTTGCTGAAGAGTCACGGCCTGATCAAGAAGCGGCGGCGTAAACCTGGACTCTATCATCCCCGGCCCAGCGAGTTGACCGATCCGACTCACCCCAACCACGTGTGGACGTTCGACTACAAGGGTTGGTTCCTGACGCAGGATCGCATCCGCTGTGATCCGTTGACGGTGTGTGATCGGTTCTCGCGCTACGTCGTGTGCTGCCAAGCCCGATATGATCAGCAGTTCCGAGGCACCCACCTGGCCTGTCGTAACATCATGCGCTACCACGGGGTTCCGGAGATCATCCGCGTCGACAACGGCTCACCCTTCGCTTCCAACGGCTGGGGCAGGCTCTCTCGATTGAGCGTGTGGTGGATCAGCCAAGGCATCCAAGTGGAGTTCACCCGACCGGGGCATCCGCAGGATAATGGGTCCCACGAACGCATGCACCGCGACCTGAAAGCCGAGACCCTGCAGCCCAGCGCACGCAATCAACGCGCCCAACAACGCCTCTTCGACCGGTGGCGCTTTACCTACAACCACGAGCGTCCTCACGAAGGCATCAACATGCAAAAACCGGCCGAGATTTACCACTCCAGTCAGCGGCGCCTAAACGAGAACGACAACGCCGTGCGTTACCCGGCCGACTATCTGCGTCGACGTGTTACCGAGGCCGGGTTCATCAACTACCGCAAACGCAGCTATCATGTCGGGGAGGCGTTTGCCGGAGTCACCGTGGGAATCCACCGCACGGATGCGGGCACGAGCGAGCTGCACTTTGCGAACATCCACCTCGCCAACCTCACCCTCAATGCGGGGGACCCATTCCGGCCTGCGGCCTACATGGTTCCCCCGCATCAGGTTCCCCTCGCCAAACACAACCCGTAA
- a CDS encoding nucleotidyltransferase domain-containing protein: MRQISEWESVFSTWSAGPSQTEKERSENAENMIRSAIKESPKLSSRDIKVFTQGSYKNRVNVRRDSDVDIGVLCFDAFYHQIPDNNIKEAVTRNFASTEYNYAQFKNEVEEALINKFGRAAVTRGSKAFDIKASSYRVESDVAAFFEHRRYTSSSDYLSGVEMRPDDRDPPSIINWPEQHYNNGVNKNTATKRRFKRTVRILKSLSNEMSLNGVESAKNAPSFLCECLVWNVPNSLFEATTFYEMMRRVLAHLFNETMNDDKCSEWGEVSELKYLFRGIQPWTRLSAHQFVSDCWDTIGYK; encoded by the coding sequence ATGAGACAAATTAGCGAATGGGAATCTGTTTTTTCTACGTGGTCCGCAGGTCCATCGCAAACAGAGAAGGAGCGCTCTGAAAATGCCGAAAACATGATTAGAAGCGCGATCAAAGAATCTCCAAAACTCTCGTCGAGAGATATCAAAGTTTTCACGCAGGGGTCCTATAAAAACCGCGTCAATGTGAGGCGCGATAGTGATGTTGATATCGGGGTCCTATGTTTTGATGCGTTCTACCATCAGATTCCGGATAACAACATCAAAGAAGCTGTCACCCGAAATTTTGCATCGACCGAATACAACTATGCGCAGTTTAAAAATGAGGTAGAAGAAGCGTTGATCAATAAATTTGGAAGAGCTGCAGTGACTCGCGGCAGCAAAGCTTTTGATATCAAGGCCAGCTCGTATCGAGTAGAGTCGGATGTCGCTGCTTTTTTCGAACATCGGCGATATACGAGTTCAAGCGACTATTTGTCTGGAGTTGAAATGAGGCCTGACGACCGCGATCCGCCCAGCATAATTAACTGGCCCGAGCAGCACTACAATAATGGCGTCAATAAAAATACCGCCACCAAGAGGAGATTTAAACGCACGGTTCGAATATTGAAATCCCTATCAAATGAGATGTCCTTGAATGGTGTAGAATCGGCAAAAAACGCACCTAGCTTCCTTTGTGAATGTCTCGTTTGGAATGTTCCAAATTCTTTATTTGAAGCCACAACTTTCTATGAGATGATGCGGCGAGTTCTAGCACATCTTTTCAACGAAACAATGAATGATGACAAGTGTTCCGAATGGGGTGAAGTCAGCGAGCTAAAGTATTTATTCAGGGGTATTCAACCTTGGACGAGGCTGAGTGCCCACCAATTCGTGAGTGATTGTTGGGATACTATTGGTTATAAATAA
- a CDS encoding type II toxin-antitoxin system VapC family toxin: MAYLLDTNVLLDILTDDPEWADWSQKQLIRARNEGPIPLNPILYAELAAHFESAAEVDHFLRPGIFKRLPLPYEAGFRASRAFLAYRRAGGSKTSPLPDFYIGAHAEHAGFTLVTRDVARYRTYFPKVKLVVPRR; this comes from the coding sequence ATGGCCTACCTGCTCGATACGAACGTGCTGCTGGATATTCTGACCGACGATCCCGAGTGGGCGGACTGGTCGCAAAAGCAGTTGATCCGGGCCCGGAACGAGGGACCGATTCCGCTGAATCCCATCCTGTATGCGGAGCTGGCGGCCCACTTTGAAAGTGCGGCCGAAGTCGACCACTTCTTACGTCCCGGGATCTTCAAACGGTTGCCGCTGCCTTACGAGGCGGGCTTTCGCGCCAGTCGGGCCTTTCTCGCTTACCGGCGCGCGGGCGGCAGCAAAACCTCGCCGTTGCCGGATTTCTATATCGGGGCCCACGCCGAACACGCGGGATTTACTTTGGTGACGCGAGATGTGGCGCGGTATCGCACCTATTTCCCTAAGGTGAAACTGGTGGTGCCGCGACGCTGA
- a CDS encoding alkaline phosphatase family protein, translating to MIRTGLSLFLFGILSPQVLSAAAPTRPRLVVGIVVDQMRYDYLTRFAEAFGEEGFKRLQREGTQFRSMHYNYVPTSTGPGHAAIWSGAYPAVSGIANNEFFDRELGREVYCVEDDSVSSVGTTAADGQRSPHRLLVTTVGDELKLATNERAQVIAISLKDRASVLPGGHFADAAYWMDVTSGRFVTSSYYAKSLPDWVQAYNEGGRVAELAATPWTLRDAAATYTESLPDDNPFEEPLPGETAPVFPHDIARAIALSSEGDKDHFKPFATSPWGNVAVRELAQAALEHTTLGRDDVPDVLAVSFSSTDYIGHRFGPTSLEVEDTYRRLDDDLAQLLDTIDRTVGLEHTVVFLTSDHGVAFNSAFLRSRGMASARTLNKKTFRTGVEKALTAHYPSVSAASWVLADYKGNVVLDRPAIRAAGEELEEVSEFLRDYLLEQDGVIDVVTAAELAESAAHDGYRALMRRGTHAIRSGDVLTLFTPGSVFGYDRGGASHSQPFSYDTHAPFLISGPGIAAGAEIYERVAITQIAPTISALLKINEPAGAFEGPLPIFER from the coding sequence ATGATCCGCACCGGTTTAAGCCTCTTCCTTTTTGGCATTTTATCCCCTCAGGTCCTGAGCGCCGCAGCTCCGACCCGCCCGCGTTTGGTCGTCGGCATCGTGGTCGACCAGATGCGTTACGACTATCTGACGCGGTTTGCCGAGGCGTTTGGCGAAGAGGGTTTCAAGCGCCTGCAGCGTGAGGGCACGCAATTCCGCTCGATGCACTACAACTACGTGCCCACGTCCACCGGACCCGGTCACGCGGCGATTTGGTCGGGCGCTTATCCGGCGGTCTCCGGCATCGCCAACAACGAATTCTTCGACCGTGAACTGGGCCGGGAGGTGTATTGTGTGGAGGATGACAGCGTGTCGTCGGTGGGCACGACGGCGGCGGACGGCCAACGCTCGCCGCATCGGCTGCTGGTTACGACGGTCGGCGACGAACTCAAACTCGCCACCAATGAGCGGGCGCAGGTGATCGCAATCAGCCTGAAGGATCGCGCCAGCGTGCTACCCGGCGGCCATTTTGCGGACGCCGCCTACTGGATGGATGTGACCTCGGGCCGGTTTGTGACATCATCGTATTACGCCAAGTCGCTTCCGGACTGGGTGCAGGCCTACAACGAGGGCGGGCGGGTCGCCGAACTGGCCGCCACCCCGTGGACCCTGCGCGATGCGGCTGCAACCTACACCGAAAGCCTACCCGACGACAACCCGTTCGAAGAGCCCCTGCCGGGCGAAACCGCGCCGGTGTTTCCCCACGACATCGCCCGCGCCATCGCGCTGAGTAGCGAGGGCGACAAGGATCATTTCAAACCCTTTGCCACGTCGCCATGGGGCAATGTCGCCGTGCGTGAACTCGCCCAAGCCGCGCTGGAACACACCACCCTGGGGCGCGACGACGTGCCGGATGTGCTCGCCGTCAGTTTCTCCTCCACGGATTACATCGGCCATCGTTTTGGCCCCACCTCCCTGGAGGTCGAGGACACCTACCGGCGGCTCGACGACGACCTCGCGCAACTGCTGGACACGATCGACCGCACGGTGGGGCTCGAGCATACCGTGGTGTTTCTCACGTCCGATCACGGCGTGGCGTTTAATTCGGCTTTCCTGCGTTCGCGCGGCATGGCCTCCGCCCGCACGTTGAACAAAAAAACCTTCCGGACCGGCGTCGAAAAAGCGCTGACGGCGCACTACCCGTCGGTCTCTGCCGCATCGTGGGTGCTGGCGGACTACAAGGGCAACGTGGTGCTGGATCGACCCGCCATTCGCGCCGCGGGCGAAGAGCTGGAGGAGGTCAGCGAGTTTCTGCGCGACTACCTGTTGGAGCAGGACGGGGTGATCGATGTGGTCACGGCGGCGGAGTTGGCGGAAAGCGCGGCCCACGACGGCTACCGGGCTCTTATGCGCCGCGGCACGCACGCCATCCGCTCGGGGGATGTGCTGACACTGTTCACGCCGGGATCGGTCTTCGGCTACGACCGGGGTGGGGCGAGCCACAGCCAACCGTTTTCGTATGACACGCATGCCCCGTTTTTGATTTCTGGTCCGGGCATCGCGGCTGGTGCGGAGATCTATGAGCGGGTCGCCATCACGCAGATCGCGCCGACGATTTCAGCTCTGCTCAAAATCAACGAGCCCGCCGGCGCGTTCGAAGGACCGTTACCGATCTTCGAGCGCTGA
- a CDS encoding helix-turn-helix transcriptional regulator, translating to MARRDAWLELLAGLEWAIARRTDRGQIKLNPAAIRDLKKRGLCASDPPGRWESFLRAAGDLAIRESGLLIWQPLPAPASNRSSIRAPLTPREREVRQWLRTGKRPDEIAGILGCTRRTVQKHQQNLYRKLGVSRLSELLWQPDA from the coding sequence ATGGCACGCCGGGACGCTTGGCTGGAGTTGTTGGCGGGACTGGAATGGGCCATTGCTCGGCGGACGGACCGCGGACAGATAAAGCTTAACCCCGCCGCCATCCGGGACCTGAAAAAACGCGGGTTGTGCGCCAGCGATCCACCCGGCCGTTGGGAATCTTTCCTGCGGGCCGCCGGTGATTTGGCGATCCGGGAGTCGGGACTGTTGATCTGGCAGCCTCTGCCTGCTCCCGCTTCGAATCGTTCCTCGATCCGCGCCCCACTGACGCCTCGCGAACGGGAGGTCCGGCAGTGGTTGCGCACCGGAAAACGACCGGATGAAATCGCCGGTATTCTGGGCTGCACCCGACGCACTGTGCAGAAGCACCAGCAAAACCTTTATCGAAAGCTGGGAGTCTCCCGATTGTCCGAACTGTTGTGGCAGCCCGACGCATGA
- a CDS encoding alpha/beta hydrolase, whose product MFVVTNREVFPTKTGLNAFGSTPSCSGPLELRLAEAKKSRDRWKIDILPDQVTAAMAAESGLDVSGPEPVYTSRYVAAKLLARINPKLSGGRGKGRNFVLFVHGFNNDLKSALDRAWRFEKTYQVEVLVFSWPANGGGAKGVASYLSDKADAQASVGALGRVLGKLQSIMAEVHATHEQRVEELANRRHPDDDEAWRTFFTEQAEKSCPFTVNLVLHSMGNYLFKKMLETSVFRSAQPIFDNVVLVAADTNTADHAEWVENIAARRRVFVTLNEHDIALAASRLKMGERQKARLGHYVFELNASNASYVNFTDAAHVARSHAYFEGKPTRNPSVKAFFDAAFNGLAAEQALPYDAARNLYQVS is encoded by the coding sequence ATGTTCGTTGTCACTAATCGTGAGGTCTTCCCGACCAAAACCGGCCTCAATGCCTTCGGTTCCACCCCCAGTTGCTCCGGCCCGCTGGAGCTCCGTCTCGCCGAGGCCAAAAAATCCCGCGATCGCTGGAAGATCGATATCCTGCCCGACCAGGTCACCGCCGCCATGGCCGCCGAGAGCGGCCTCGATGTGTCCGGCCCCGAGCCCGTCTATACCAGCCGCTACGTCGCGGCCAAACTGCTGGCCCGCATCAATCCCAAGTTGTCCGGCGGCCGCGGCAAGGGCCGCAACTTCGTGCTGTTCGTGCATGGTTTTAACAACGACCTGAAATCCGCCCTCGATCGCGCGTGGCGTTTCGAAAAAACCTACCAAGTCGAGGTGCTCGTGTTTTCCTGGCCAGCCAACGGCGGCGGGGCCAAGGGCGTCGCCAGTTACCTCAGCGACAAGGCCGATGCGCAGGCATCCGTCGGCGCGTTGGGTCGCGTGCTCGGCAAGCTGCAAAGCATCATGGCCGAGGTGCATGCCACTCACGAACAACGGGTCGAGGAACTCGCCAATCGCCGCCACCCGGATGATGACGAGGCCTGGCGCACGTTCTTCACCGAACAGGCGGAGAAGAGCTGTCCTTTCACCGTCAATCTCGTGCTCCACAGCATGGGCAATTATCTCTTCAAAAAGATGCTGGAAACGTCGGTGTTTCGGTCCGCCCAACCCATCTTCGACAATGTGGTATTGGTCGCCGCCGACACCAATACCGCCGACCACGCGGAGTGGGTTGAAAACATCGCCGCCCGTCGCCGGGTGTTCGTCACCCTCAACGAACACGACATCGCGCTGGCGGCATCCCGCCTCAAGATGGGTGAGCGCCAAAAGGCCCGGCTCGGCCACTACGTGTTTGAGCTCAACGCGAGCAACGCGTCCTACGTCAACTTCACCGACGCCGCACATGTCGCGCGCTCGCACGCCTACTTCGAGGGCAAGCCGACCCGCAACCCATCCGTGAAGGCGTTTTTCGACGCCGCGTTCAACGGACTCGCCGCCGAACAAGCCCTCCCCTACGACGCCGCCCGCAACCTCTACCAAGTGAGCTGA
- a CDS encoding SWIB/MDM2 domain-containing protein, translating into MKPVTPDEALAAVVGSKPLPRTELTKALWVYIKKNNLQDPKKKTIINADDKLKKVFDGKKSVSMFEMTKLVSGHVTK; encoded by the coding sequence ATGAAACCGGTAACCCCTGACGAAGCCCTCGCGGCCGTTGTTGGGTCCAAGCCGCTGCCCCGCACCGAGCTCACCAAGGCTCTGTGGGTCTACATCAAGAAGAACAACCTTCAGGATCCGAAGAAGAAGACGATCATCAACGCTGACGATAAGCTGAAGAAGGTCTTCGACGGTAAGAAGTCCGTGAGCATGTTCGAGATGACCAAGCTCGTCTCGGGTCACGTGACCAAGTAA
- the pap gene encoding polyphosphate:AMP phosphotransferase, which yields MASSTGDTEKLPKKIYDAQVATLREELVQLQVELKKTDFKIVLILAGVDGAGRGDAINTLMGWLDPRGVETIALQQPTDEERERPLMWRFWRGLPTSGRIGIFVGSWYTETLREEARSKKALAELDHELRRIRHFERLLSDNGTLVVKVWFHLSKAEQGRRLRAHLAHADTAWRVTDEQQRAHRIYNRLATTAEHILGETDRPGAHWDRIEAADPRARNVNFAGMLVRRFKEHHRRYTNKKHVSPTKPKRVVALRPDGRKRLLSLELDRKLSSKAYEAKREKWLGRLNRAVRRARDAKRSIVFVFEGQDAAGKGGAIRRLTGAIDARDYRVVPVAKPTDEEKAHHYLWRFWRQIPRDGFVAIFDRSWYGRVLVERVEGFCHPHEWRRAFEEINDFEEQLIDHGSIVVKFWLQVSKDEQLERFRAREETPYKQHKINDEDWRNRAQWSAYETAVGDMLALTDTAPAPWHLVPANNKRFARFDVLRHACKQITAALDA from the coding sequence ATGGCCTCAAGCACCGGCGACACGGAAAAGCTGCCCAAAAAAATCTACGACGCCCAGGTCGCGACCCTGCGCGAAGAATTGGTGCAGTTACAGGTTGAGCTGAAAAAGACCGATTTCAAAATCGTGCTCATTCTCGCGGGCGTCGACGGCGCGGGTCGCGGTGATGCCATCAACACCTTGATGGGGTGGCTCGACCCCCGCGGCGTCGAAACCATCGCCCTGCAACAACCGACCGACGAGGAACGCGAACGTCCGCTCATGTGGCGGTTCTGGCGCGGTCTGCCGACGAGCGGTCGCATCGGTATTTTTGTCGGCTCCTGGTATACCGAAACCCTGCGCGAAGAGGCGCGCAGCAAAAAGGCCCTCGCGGAGCTCGACCACGAACTGCGTCGCATCCGTCACTTCGAGCGCCTGCTGTCCGACAACGGCACGCTCGTCGTCAAAGTGTGGTTTCACTTGTCCAAGGCCGAGCAGGGACGTCGCCTGCGCGCCCACCTCGCCCACGCCGACACCGCGTGGCGCGTCACCGACGAGCAACAACGCGCGCATCGCATCTACAATCGTCTGGCCACCACCGCCGAGCACATCCTCGGTGAGACCGACCGCCCGGGCGCGCATTGGGACCGCATCGAAGCCGCCGACCCGCGGGCCCGAAATGTTAACTTCGCCGGCATGCTGGTGCGTCGCTTCAAGGAGCATCACCGCCGCTACACGAATAAAAAACACGTCTCCCCGACCAAGCCCAAACGGGTCGTCGCCCTGCGGCCCGACGGTCGCAAGCGGCTGCTCAGCCTGGAACTGGATCGCAAACTGTCCTCCAAAGCCTACGAAGCCAAACGCGAAAAGTGGCTCGGCCGTCTCAACCGTGCCGTGCGCCGCGCCCGCGATGCCAAACGCTCCATCGTCTTCGTGTTCGAAGGCCAGGACGCCGCCGGCAAAGGCGGCGCCATCCGCCGACTCACCGGGGCGATCGACGCCCGCGACTACCGGGTCGTGCCCGTGGCCAAGCCGACCGATGAGGAAAAGGCACACCACTACCTGTGGCGCTTCTGGCGGCAGATCCCGCGCGACGGGTTTGTGGCGATCTTCGACCGCTCCTGGTATGGCCGCGTGCTGGTCGAACGCGTGGAAGGTTTTTGTCACCCGCACGAATGGCGGCGGGCCTTCGAAGAGATCAACGACTTCGAGGAACAGCTCATCGATCACGGCTCCATCGTGGTGAAATTCTGGCTGCAGGTCTCCAAGGACGAGCAACTGGAGCGCTTTCGCGCCCGCGAGGAGACCCCCTACAAACAGCACAAAATCAACGACGAAGACTGGCGCAACCGGGCCCAGTGGTCGGCCTACGAGACCGCCGTGGGCGACATGCTCGCCCTCACCGACACCGCACCGGCGCCCTGGCATCTCGTGCCGGCCAACAACAAGCGCTTCGCCCGTTTCGACGTGTTGCGCCACGCCTGCAAGCAGATCACGGCCGCACTCGACGCGTGA
- a CDS encoding BrnT family toxin translates to MTFEWDAAKATKNLAKHGISFPEAALVFADPRRLTVIDSRHTTEHRENTTGLVAGLVVVSVTHTDRSGVTRIISARPASRQERKRYHAQD, encoded by the coding sequence ATGACTTTTGAGTGGGATGCCGCCAAGGCTACCAAAAACCTCGCCAAGCATGGGATCAGCTTTCCCGAAGCGGCTTTGGTATTTGCGGATCCTCGGCGGCTGACGGTCATCGACTCTCGCCACACCACCGAACATCGAGAAAACACCACCGGTCTCGTCGCCGGGCTGGTGGTTGTCTCCGTGACTCACACCGACCGCTCCGGCGTCACCCGCATCATTTCAGCCCGCCCCGCCAGCCGACAGGAAAGGAAACGCTACCATGCCCAAGACTAA